A single genomic interval of Leucoraja erinacea ecotype New England unplaced genomic scaffold, Leri_hhj_1 Leri_467S, whole genome shotgun sequence harbors:
- the LOC129693907 gene encoding cytochrome P450 27C1, which yields MSRVAAWFKAGRMKALARVSGAAPGTRMDTAHRSPARLEWTKEAAGISRARSAAPAAAPTAAPAPTPPAAKSLNDMPGPSTLSNFVEFFWRDGFSRIHDIQLQHTKRYGKIFKSHFGPQFVVSIADQDMVAQVLRAEGKSPQRANMESWQEYRHLRGRALGLISAEGEEWLKMRNVLKQRIMKPRDVAVLADGMTEVAGDLIKRMRHVKDGSSQTVADVNNLFFKFAMEGVATILFEARLGCLENEIRQETKEYMEALELMFSMFKTTMYAGAIPKWLRPFIPRPWDEFCRSWDGLFRFSEVHVNRKVAQMKQQSERGEEVHGGLLAHLLVSQEMTLEEIYANMTELLLAGVDTTSFTLSWSTYLLARYPEVQRAVYEEILQNLGRDATPTAQDLHKLPLLRCVLKETLRMFPVLPGNGRITQEDMVVGGYFIPSGTQLALCHYTTSHDGAVFDRPGEFQPCRWMRRTVTERVDNFAVIPFGYGVRSCVGRRIAELEIYLALVQLLQAFEIQLPPETGPIPAKTHGLLGPGKPIALMFVDRK from the exons ATGTCTCGAGTAGCTGCGTGGTTTAAAGCGGGGAGAATGAAAGCGCTGGCTCGGGTCTCGGGAGCGGCGCCAGGAACCCGCATGGACACTGCACACAGGTCACCGGCGAGGCTGGAATGGACAAAGGAGGCAGCAGGGATATCCCGGGCCAGGTCGGCGGCGCCCGCAGCAGCACCGACAGCAGCGCCAGCACCGACACCGCCCGCGGCCAAGAGCTTGAACGATATGCCCGGACCCAGCACGCTGAGTAACTTCGTGGAGTTCTTCTGGAGAGACGGGTTCAGCAGAATACACGACATACAA CTCCAGCACACGAAGCGATACGGCAAGATCTTTAAATCGCACTTCGGACCGCAGTTTGTGGTGTCCATCGCCGATCAGGACATGGTGGCGCAGGTGCTGAGGGCGGAGGGCAAATCGCCGCAACGGGCCAACATGGAGTCGTGGCAGGAATACAGGCATCTGCGTGGACGGGCCCTGGGTCTTATATCTGC GGAGGGCGAGGAGTGGCTGAAGATGAGGAACGTGCTGAAGCAGCGCATCATGAAGCCCAGGGACGTGGCAGTGCTCGCCGATGGAATGACGGAGGTCGCCGGCGACCTGATCAAAAGGATGCGGCACGTGAAAGATGGCAGCTCGCAGACCGTGGCCGACGTCAACAACTTGTTCTTCAAGTTCGCGATGGAAG GTGTGGCCACCATCCTCTTCGAAGCCCGCCTGGGCTGCCTGGAGAACGAGATCCGGCAGGAGACCAAGGAGTACATGGAAGCCCTGGAGCTGATGTTCAGCATGTTCAAGACCACCATGTATGCGGGGGCCATCCCCAAGTGGCTCCGGCCTTTCATTCCCAGACCATGGGACGAGTTCTGCCGATCCTGGGACGGACTCTTCCGATTCA GTGAGGTCCACGTGAACAGGAAGGTGGCTCAGATGAAGCAGCAGTCGGAGCGAGGAGAAGAGGTCCACGGTGGATTGTTGGCCCATCTGTTGGTCAGTCAGGAGATGACATTGGAGGAGATATATGCCAACATGACTGAGCTGCTACTGGCCGGGGTAGATACG ACCTCGTTCACCTTGTCGTGGAGCACCTACCTGTTGGCCAGGTACCCCGAGGTCCAGAGGGCGGTGTACGAGGAGATCCTGCAGAACCTGGGGCGAGACGCCACGCCAACGGCCCAGGACCTGCACAAACTGCCCCTACTCCGCTGTGTCCTCAAGGAAACACTGAG GATGTTCCCTGTTCTTCCCGGGAATGGGCGAATCACTCAAGAAGACATGGTTGTCGGAGGATATTTCATCCCAAGCGGG ACGCAGCTTGCCCTCTGCCACTACACCACGTCGCACGATGGCGCGGTGTTCGACCGGCCAGGAGAGTTCCAGCCCTGTCGCTGGATGCGACGGACCGTCACTGAGCGGGTGGACAACTTCGCCGTCATCCCCTTCGGCTACGGGGTCCGCAGCTGCGTCGGGCGGAGGATCGCCGAGCTGGAAATCTATCTGGCTCTCGTACAG